The Pseudomonas hefeiensis genomic sequence GCCACGAATTCACCTCCGATGACGCGCCCTTCTTCACCCCAGGCTCCGAAGGCGCACAGTTGCACCCCAAGGTGCTCAACCACGCCGACGAACCCGTGGTCCTCAAGCACTTCGTCAATTCGTTTCGCGAAACCGAACTGCAAGCCCTCCTCGACCAGCACGGCATCGAGCAACTGGTGATAGTCGGCAGTATGAGCCACATGTGCGTTGACGGCGTCGTGCGGGCTGCGGCGGACTTGGGTTATGGCGTCACGGTGATCCATGATGCCTGCGCCACCCTCGACCTGGAATTCAACGGGGTCGTCGTGCCAGCCGCCCACGTACACGCGGCGTTCATGGCGGCGCTGGGGTTTGCCTACGCGAGTGTG encodes the following:
- a CDS encoding cysteine hydrolase family protein; the protein is MSKQALIAVDIQNDYFPQGKWPLVGVDAAADNAVRLIDAFRQAGNSVVHIRHEFTSDDAPFFTPGSEGAQLHPKVLNHADEPVVLKHFVNSFRETELQALLDQHGIEQLVIVGSMSHMCVDGVVRAAADLGYGVTVIHDACATLDLEFNGVVVPAAHVHAAFMAALGFAYASVVSTEQFLAGNH